In Triticum aestivum cultivar Chinese Spring chromosome 5B, IWGSC CS RefSeq v2.1, whole genome shotgun sequence, the following proteins share a genomic window:
- the LOC123114063 gene encoding calmodulin-binding receptor-like cytoplasmic kinase 2 isoform X1, whose translation MESSAARRQPSTSSSSMSSQQVSGFSNYSRAASDGYPYPSGSPDTYRHRRQASSYSAPFSSQLSRSSTRSSSSSFKAAARGVAGVFGTCFVPRVRKAQSEQEPEVSQVSRGSRSGGYSQGSRSAGFHVSTDSAGTGKGKEGAGLTVADIFRATSNFSKKNMVREGASCSVFKGKLRDGSQVAVKRARKVWGNNIILIFGNCQEQLICLNILLLQLNCQYLSAELSRELETLQKIEHQNLVRFLGFFEQRDETLVVVEYVDNGSLREHLDESRGTGLELAQRLNIAIDVAHAVTYLHEYAERAVIHRDIRSSNVLLTGALAAKVAGFGLARVAGDGEATHVTTQVVGTAGYVDPEYLGTLQLTDKSDVYSFGVLLVELVTGRPPIERRRGLEPRATTKWALQKFRGGDAVVAMDPRVRRSPASVAAVEGMLRLAEQCVMPARQDRPSMRRCNEALWTVRRDFHRRQEPRQDGTAGAAAAAAAGDRGSEWVSR comes from the exons ATGGAGTCGTCTGCGGCGAGGAGGCAGCCCAGCACGAGCAGCAGCAGCATGAGCAGCCAGCAGGTCTCGGGCTTCAGCAATTACAGCAGGGCGGCCTCCGACGGGTATCCATACCCTTCTGGCTCCCCGGACACATACCGGCACCGGCGGCAGGCGTCGTCGTACAGCGCCCCGTTTTCTTCCCAGCTGAGCCGGAGCTCAacccgcagcagcagcagctcgttcaaggcggcggcgcggggcgtcgCCGGCGTGTTCGGCACCTGCTTCGTGCCCCGGGTCAGGAAGGCCCAGTCAGAGCAAGAACCGGAGGTCTCTCAGGTCTCTCGTGGGAGCAGGAGTGGAGGGTACTCTCAGGGGAGCAGGAGTGCGGGCTTCCATGTCTCCACGGATTCAG CAGGGACAGGCAAAGGCAAGGAGGGTGCAGGGCTCACCGTTGCAGACATATTCAGGGCGACATCGAACTTCAGCAAGAAGAACATGGTCAGGGAGGGAGCTTCTTGCAGCGTCTTTAAAGGGAAGCTCAGGGACGGCTCCCAGGTTGCCGTCAAACGTGCCAGAAAGGTCTGGGGAAACAACATCATACTAATATTTGGCAACTGTCAGGAGCAACTAATATGTCTGAATATTTTGTTGCTGCAGTTAAACTGTCAGTATCTATCTGCTGAACTTAGCAGGGAGCTCGAGACGCTTCAGAAGATCGAGCACCAGAATTTGGTGAGGTTCCTCGGGTTCTTCGAGCAGAGAGATGAAACTCTGGTCGTCGTCGAGTATGTCGACAATGGCTCCCTAAGGGAACACTTGGATG AGTCGCGCGGAACCGGGCTAGAACTTGCGCAGCGGCTCAACATCGCGATCGACGTTGCTCACGCCGTCACCTACCTGCACGAATACGCAG aaCGGGCGGTGATCCACCGGGACATCCGGTCGTCGAACGTGCTGCTGACGGGCGCGCTGGCGGCGAAGGTGGCCGGGTTCGGGCTGGCTCGGGTggcgggcgacggcgaggcgacgcaCGTGACGACGCAGGTGGTGGGCACGGCCGGGTACGTGGACCCGGAGTACCTGGGCACGCTCCAGCTCACGGACAAGAGCGACGTCTACTCCTTCGGCGTGCTCCTCGTGGAGCTCGTCACCGGCCGCCCGCCCATCGAGCGCCGCCGCGGCCTCGAGCCCCGCGCCACCACCAAGTGGGCGCTGCAGAAGTTCCGGGGAGGCGACGCGGTGGTGGCCATGGACCCGAGGGTGCGGCGGAGCCCGGCCTCGGTGGCCGCGGTGGAGGGGATGCTCCGGCTGGCCGAGCAGTGCGTCATGCCGGCGAGGCAGGACCGGCCGTCCATGCGCCGGTGCAACGAGGCGCTGTGGACCGTTCGAAGGGACTTCCACCGGAGGCAGGAGCCGCGGCAGGACGGGactgccggcgccgccgccgccgccgccgccggggacaGGGGCTCCGAGTGGGTTAGCCGATGA
- the LOC123114063 gene encoding calmodulin-binding receptor-like cytoplasmic kinase 2 isoform X4, with translation MESSAARRQPSTSSSSMSSQQVSGFSNYSRAASDGYPYPSGSPDTYRHRRQASSYSAPFSSQLSRSSTRSSSSSFKAAARGVAGVFGTCFVPRVRKAQSEQEPEVSQVSRGSRSGGYSQGSRSAGFHVSTDSGTGKGKEGAGLTVADIFRATSNFSKKNMVREGASCSVFKGKLRDGSQVAVKRARKLNCQYLSAELSRELETLQKIEHQNLVRFLGFFEQRDETLVVVEYVDNGSLREHLDESRGTGLELAQRLNIAIDVAHAVTYLHEYAERAVIHRDIRSSNVLLTGALAAKVAGFGLARVAGDGEATHVTTQVVGTAGYVDPEYLGTLQLTDKSDVYSFGVLLVELVTGRPPIERRRGLEPRATTKWALQKFRGGDAVVAMDPRVRRSPASVAAVEGMLRLAEQCVMPARQDRPSMRRCNEALWTVRRDFHRRQEPRQDGTAGAAAAAAAGDRGSEWVSR, from the exons ATGGAGTCGTCTGCGGCGAGGAGGCAGCCCAGCACGAGCAGCAGCAGCATGAGCAGCCAGCAGGTCTCGGGCTTCAGCAATTACAGCAGGGCGGCCTCCGACGGGTATCCATACCCTTCTGGCTCCCCGGACACATACCGGCACCGGCGGCAGGCGTCGTCGTACAGCGCCCCGTTTTCTTCCCAGCTGAGCCGGAGCTCAacccgcagcagcagcagctcgttcaaggcggcggcgcggggcgtcgCCGGCGTGTTCGGCACCTGCTTCGTGCCCCGGGTCAGGAAGGCCCAGTCAGAGCAAGAACCGGAGGTCTCTCAGGTCTCTCGTGGGAGCAGGAGTGGAGGGTACTCTCAGGGGAGCAGGAGTGCGGGCTTCCATGTCTCCACGGATTCAG GGACAGGCAAAGGCAAGGAGGGTGCAGGGCTCACCGTTGCAGACATATTCAGGGCGACATCGAACTTCAGCAAGAAGAACATGGTCAGGGAGGGAGCTTCTTGCAGCGTCTTTAAAGGGAAGCTCAGGGACGGCTCCCAGGTTGCCGTCAAACGTGCCAGAAAG TTAAACTGTCAGTATCTATCTGCTGAACTTAGCAGGGAGCTCGAGACGCTTCAGAAGATCGAGCACCAGAATTTGGTGAGGTTCCTCGGGTTCTTCGAGCAGAGAGATGAAACTCTGGTCGTCGTCGAGTATGTCGACAATGGCTCCCTAAGGGAACACTTGGATG AGTCGCGCGGAACCGGGCTAGAACTTGCGCAGCGGCTCAACATCGCGATCGACGTTGCTCACGCCGTCACCTACCTGCACGAATACGCAG aaCGGGCGGTGATCCACCGGGACATCCGGTCGTCGAACGTGCTGCTGACGGGCGCGCTGGCGGCGAAGGTGGCCGGGTTCGGGCTGGCTCGGGTggcgggcgacggcgaggcgacgcaCGTGACGACGCAGGTGGTGGGCACGGCCGGGTACGTGGACCCGGAGTACCTGGGCACGCTCCAGCTCACGGACAAGAGCGACGTCTACTCCTTCGGCGTGCTCCTCGTGGAGCTCGTCACCGGCCGCCCGCCCATCGAGCGCCGCCGCGGCCTCGAGCCCCGCGCCACCACCAAGTGGGCGCTGCAGAAGTTCCGGGGAGGCGACGCGGTGGTGGCCATGGACCCGAGGGTGCGGCGGAGCCCGGCCTCGGTGGCCGCGGTGGAGGGGATGCTCCGGCTGGCCGAGCAGTGCGTCATGCCGGCGAGGCAGGACCGGCCGTCCATGCGCCGGTGCAACGAGGCGCTGTGGACCGTTCGAAGGGACTTCCACCGGAGGCAGGAGCCGCGGCAGGACGGGactgccggcgccgccgccgccgccgccgccggggacaGGGGCTCCGAGTGGGTTAGCCGATGA
- the LOC123114063 gene encoding calmodulin-binding receptor-like cytoplasmic kinase 2 isoform X3, which translates to MESSAARRQPSTSSSSMSSQQVSGFSNYSRAASDGYPYPSGSPDTYRHRRQASSYSAPFSSQLSRSSTRSSSSSFKAAARGVAGVFGTCFVPRVRKAQSEQEPEVSQVSRGSRSGGYSQGSRSAGFHVSTDSAGTGKGKEGAGLTVADIFRATSNFSKKNMVREGASCSVFKGKLRDGSQVAVKRARKLNCQYLSAELSRELETLQKIEHQNLVRFLGFFEQRDETLVVVEYVDNGSLREHLDESRGTGLELAQRLNIAIDVAHAVTYLHEYAERAVIHRDIRSSNVLLTGALAAKVAGFGLARVAGDGEATHVTTQVVGTAGYVDPEYLGTLQLTDKSDVYSFGVLLVELVTGRPPIERRRGLEPRATTKWALQKFRGGDAVVAMDPRVRRSPASVAAVEGMLRLAEQCVMPARQDRPSMRRCNEALWTVRRDFHRRQEPRQDGTAGAAAAAAAGDRGSEWVSR; encoded by the exons ATGGAGTCGTCTGCGGCGAGGAGGCAGCCCAGCACGAGCAGCAGCAGCATGAGCAGCCAGCAGGTCTCGGGCTTCAGCAATTACAGCAGGGCGGCCTCCGACGGGTATCCATACCCTTCTGGCTCCCCGGACACATACCGGCACCGGCGGCAGGCGTCGTCGTACAGCGCCCCGTTTTCTTCCCAGCTGAGCCGGAGCTCAacccgcagcagcagcagctcgttcaaggcggcggcgcggggcgtcgCCGGCGTGTTCGGCACCTGCTTCGTGCCCCGGGTCAGGAAGGCCCAGTCAGAGCAAGAACCGGAGGTCTCTCAGGTCTCTCGTGGGAGCAGGAGTGGAGGGTACTCTCAGGGGAGCAGGAGTGCGGGCTTCCATGTCTCCACGGATTCAG CAGGGACAGGCAAAGGCAAGGAGGGTGCAGGGCTCACCGTTGCAGACATATTCAGGGCGACATCGAACTTCAGCAAGAAGAACATGGTCAGGGAGGGAGCTTCTTGCAGCGTCTTTAAAGGGAAGCTCAGGGACGGCTCCCAGGTTGCCGTCAAACGTGCCAGAAAG TTAAACTGTCAGTATCTATCTGCTGAACTTAGCAGGGAGCTCGAGACGCTTCAGAAGATCGAGCACCAGAATTTGGTGAGGTTCCTCGGGTTCTTCGAGCAGAGAGATGAAACTCTGGTCGTCGTCGAGTATGTCGACAATGGCTCCCTAAGGGAACACTTGGATG AGTCGCGCGGAACCGGGCTAGAACTTGCGCAGCGGCTCAACATCGCGATCGACGTTGCTCACGCCGTCACCTACCTGCACGAATACGCAG aaCGGGCGGTGATCCACCGGGACATCCGGTCGTCGAACGTGCTGCTGACGGGCGCGCTGGCGGCGAAGGTGGCCGGGTTCGGGCTGGCTCGGGTggcgggcgacggcgaggcgacgcaCGTGACGACGCAGGTGGTGGGCACGGCCGGGTACGTGGACCCGGAGTACCTGGGCACGCTCCAGCTCACGGACAAGAGCGACGTCTACTCCTTCGGCGTGCTCCTCGTGGAGCTCGTCACCGGCCGCCCGCCCATCGAGCGCCGCCGCGGCCTCGAGCCCCGCGCCACCACCAAGTGGGCGCTGCAGAAGTTCCGGGGAGGCGACGCGGTGGTGGCCATGGACCCGAGGGTGCGGCGGAGCCCGGCCTCGGTGGCCGCGGTGGAGGGGATGCTCCGGCTGGCCGAGCAGTGCGTCATGCCGGCGAGGCAGGACCGGCCGTCCATGCGCCGGTGCAACGAGGCGCTGTGGACCGTTCGAAGGGACTTCCACCGGAGGCAGGAGCCGCGGCAGGACGGGactgccggcgccgccgccgccgccgccgccggggacaGGGGCTCCGAGTGGGTTAGCCGATGA
- the LOC123114063 gene encoding calmodulin-binding receptor-like cytoplasmic kinase 2 isoform X2: MESSAARRQPSTSSSSMSSQQVSGFSNYSRAASDGYPYPSGSPDTYRHRRQASSYSAPFSSQLSRSSTRSSSSSFKAAARGVAGVFGTCFVPRVRKAQSEQEPEVSQVSRGSRSGGYSQGSRSAGFHVSTDSGTGKGKEGAGLTVADIFRATSNFSKKNMVREGASCSVFKGKLRDGSQVAVKRARKVWGNNIILIFGNCQEQLICLNILLLQLNCQYLSAELSRELETLQKIEHQNLVRFLGFFEQRDETLVVVEYVDNGSLREHLDESRGTGLELAQRLNIAIDVAHAVTYLHEYAERAVIHRDIRSSNVLLTGALAAKVAGFGLARVAGDGEATHVTTQVVGTAGYVDPEYLGTLQLTDKSDVYSFGVLLVELVTGRPPIERRRGLEPRATTKWALQKFRGGDAVVAMDPRVRRSPASVAAVEGMLRLAEQCVMPARQDRPSMRRCNEALWTVRRDFHRRQEPRQDGTAGAAAAAAAGDRGSEWVSR; this comes from the exons ATGGAGTCGTCTGCGGCGAGGAGGCAGCCCAGCACGAGCAGCAGCAGCATGAGCAGCCAGCAGGTCTCGGGCTTCAGCAATTACAGCAGGGCGGCCTCCGACGGGTATCCATACCCTTCTGGCTCCCCGGACACATACCGGCACCGGCGGCAGGCGTCGTCGTACAGCGCCCCGTTTTCTTCCCAGCTGAGCCGGAGCTCAacccgcagcagcagcagctcgttcaaggcggcggcgcggggcgtcgCCGGCGTGTTCGGCACCTGCTTCGTGCCCCGGGTCAGGAAGGCCCAGTCAGAGCAAGAACCGGAGGTCTCTCAGGTCTCTCGTGGGAGCAGGAGTGGAGGGTACTCTCAGGGGAGCAGGAGTGCGGGCTTCCATGTCTCCACGGATTCAG GGACAGGCAAAGGCAAGGAGGGTGCAGGGCTCACCGTTGCAGACATATTCAGGGCGACATCGAACTTCAGCAAGAAGAACATGGTCAGGGAGGGAGCTTCTTGCAGCGTCTTTAAAGGGAAGCTCAGGGACGGCTCCCAGGTTGCCGTCAAACGTGCCAGAAAGGTCTGGGGAAACAACATCATACTAATATTTGGCAACTGTCAGGAGCAACTAATATGTCTGAATATTTTGTTGCTGCAGTTAAACTGTCAGTATCTATCTGCTGAACTTAGCAGGGAGCTCGAGACGCTTCAGAAGATCGAGCACCAGAATTTGGTGAGGTTCCTCGGGTTCTTCGAGCAGAGAGATGAAACTCTGGTCGTCGTCGAGTATGTCGACAATGGCTCCCTAAGGGAACACTTGGATG AGTCGCGCGGAACCGGGCTAGAACTTGCGCAGCGGCTCAACATCGCGATCGACGTTGCTCACGCCGTCACCTACCTGCACGAATACGCAG aaCGGGCGGTGATCCACCGGGACATCCGGTCGTCGAACGTGCTGCTGACGGGCGCGCTGGCGGCGAAGGTGGCCGGGTTCGGGCTGGCTCGGGTggcgggcgacggcgaggcgacgcaCGTGACGACGCAGGTGGTGGGCACGGCCGGGTACGTGGACCCGGAGTACCTGGGCACGCTCCAGCTCACGGACAAGAGCGACGTCTACTCCTTCGGCGTGCTCCTCGTGGAGCTCGTCACCGGCCGCCCGCCCATCGAGCGCCGCCGCGGCCTCGAGCCCCGCGCCACCACCAAGTGGGCGCTGCAGAAGTTCCGGGGAGGCGACGCGGTGGTGGCCATGGACCCGAGGGTGCGGCGGAGCCCGGCCTCGGTGGCCGCGGTGGAGGGGATGCTCCGGCTGGCCGAGCAGTGCGTCATGCCGGCGAGGCAGGACCGGCCGTCCATGCGCCGGTGCAACGAGGCGCTGTGGACCGTTCGAAGGGACTTCCACCGGAGGCAGGAGCCGCGGCAGGACGGGactgccggcgccgccgccgccgccgccgccggggacaGGGGCTCCGAGTGGGTTAGCCGATGA